In Larimichthys crocea isolate SSNF chromosome VII, L_crocea_2.0, whole genome shotgun sequence, the genomic stretch TAAATCTAATGACATACCTGACGTTCCATAAACTACAAAGTGATGGTAGGTTTCTATGTAGACTCTCATTTTAGTAAAGGAGCAGTAATACCAGATCCATTTTAACATTAAGATTTTCCATCTTGGAGGTTTGACAAGgctaaaatataacaaaatataaagcTAACAGAataagacacttttttttataatagaTGTTCAGACCAGGATCCCTTGCATATAATTTTTACAATATGCTCCTTGGAGATGgagaaaaacattgttatttCATTACTCCTTAAATTGGACCCCATGAGAATCAGTTAAGGACTTTTCAGGATCTTCAGATCCTCTATGCACTTCAAAATTAATATGAATTTCTCAGTATAAACATTCCTGTTGTCATGGCATCTTGCAAGGCAGGCAGCTTGTTTGCACGACAGCTTTCTCCACCCTCTTCGCTGCACATTTTGTGATGTAATTTAGATGAAGAGGCAGACATAATAACAATTACTGTGTCATCTGGTCTCAAGATTCTTGCATTATATGTGGTTCATTTGTATGCACATAATTTGGATATTAAGGTTGTATTTCTGTTTGCAAACAAGTCAAGTAGAATCAAACTGGCCTGATAGCTATCCACAGCAAACCAGCAATACGCTTTGTTATTTAAATCTGCTATTTGGGACCTGTATGTGACAAGAAAACTCTGCTGTATGTTATATATCAGGGCATGTGAAGCGAAAGGCAGATATGACATTAACTATGCTCTGTCTTCAATAAGTCAACAGAACAAAGCAAACTGGATAAATTATTAATACAAGATCAGTGTCCAGTGCAGATGGATCTATAGTCTATTGTCTGTTGAAAACAGAAGTCAGTTTAGACAACAGCGTGCTATTGCTTGAGCACATCCTGTGAAAACAGCATGGCAAAGTGCGAGAGGGCAAAGGTGTCCGAGACTCCAGCCATTGTAGAACTGCTCTCATGTCTGAACATGCCAAGGGCTACAATTTGTCCTGCTCCACAAAGTGGATTTCAGTTGTGCCAGAACAGGTCGTAATTAATCTCTAGTGTGCTAACAAGGAGAGGCGAAACCACTGCAAACAGGCCGTGCTGTAGTACTGCAGATAGTCAAAGCCAAGGTAGGCCATTAACTGCTGCTACGCTCTGTTCATACCGTGCTACACTGTACCACTGGAGGGAACCGGCTTTGTTTGCTTAACCCTGGCGTTACCATGGGCTCAAATCCCAAAACAGTGTGTTGACAGTCATCACTTCTGACTCTCCTCTCGCTTTGCTGCATCTGTAATAATGGCATACATTAAATTATGAGAACACGCTCCTCATGCCTGGTTAAAAAGTGGAGGAGAGCTGTACACAACATATTCCCTGGGTCAATATGAATCTAGGGTGAAGGTGATGATCATCATTCACTCACAAGTTTTCACACTTTAGTCATGAGCGTGAATATTTGAGGAGCtgccaaacaccaaacacagacCAGTCTTTGAACCCCCGTTCCCTgaaaacatcttaaaaacagGGCATGTTATAGGGACCCTCAGGTCTGGGCCCCCTGGATCTcctactaacacacacacacacacacacacacagcaggggatGCCCTCTGATTTCATTCACCTGCATCACTTTCACATTAATATAAATGCCATTTGAAGCAaactgtggcagcagcagcaggttatGCACTACTCCCCATTACACTTTAATCCCAGCAAACATGCACTTCTTTACTGAGCTCATCCACATCGACATGCTCCATCATTTACAAGCAACAAACACGGTGAAGTTGCAAACTTGAGAAAACTGGGTTTGTGTTGGTGTCTCCTCATCCCTCAGCACAcctttgtctgtgtgcatgtgtcacttTCCAGTGTTTACTCGCACACATCCCGGAGCACTTGCTCATATTTGCACTGCagataatttaataattatttttgcaCCGTCTCGGTGTTGaaagaacagtttttttttattattattgtgttattgttgaGGCTGGAAAGCATTCCAGATTTGGGATTAGGCGTCCAGAGTTAAAGGAGAAAGGCTGGGGAGACGTTTACTTACCAGATTCAGCACCGTTTCAACAATATCCCGGTTGCTAACCTCTCCAACCTGGATCAGTCCGATGAGGACAGCAAATTTCATTTTGATATTCCGGATTGGAACCGATGGATTGATAATCCCAGCCGGGAGCACCACTGAACCTGAGCCGGACATCATCACTGTCTCACCGGTGACTGCAGCCGCGTGTTGCCTGTGACCTGGAGGAGGTTGTCGGTCCGAGAGCGACACCGAGCCCGGCATTGTCACGGTTCTCTCGCTTGTCATTTCCCAACCCCCTAAAAAAACCGGGCGGCTAGTTACGCGCTTTATTCCCCTTTATGATAAATTAGATTGGagcatccaaaaaataaaaataaaaaaaaagaaaagaaatgaaagactcgcggaaaaaaaaaaacacaaacaagaatcCACTCCACGAGAGAGTTCCGGTGATGGGGGGAGTCCGGTGTGTTGTCGGTGCCAGCCGGTGAACTGAGCTGACTGACCTGCAGTGTGTACACAAAGATGTGTGTCTCTCTTGGATGTGCGTCTCCGTGACTGTGCTGCTGTCACCGCCTTGTTGCCGCCCCCTGCCTGCAGTCCCGCTCACCACGCCTGCGCTGGCCCGCGACGATGGAGCCGTGCAGCCGGGGAACTGACCGCAAGCTGGGCCGCTTCTCGGAGCTTGTCCACCGGGGGCGGCTGGACGCAGCGACGTGCTTCATGGAGCTACGCATGGCTGCTCAGAGATGCAAGTAAAGTTCAAaatattcctttttattttagatgttttataaGGTGATTATCAAGAAAAGTAACTTCTGCAATATGGCTTATTTTACTTTGCCCAAAGTCATACGGAAAGAGATATTCAGCATATAAAAGAcacatatgtttttatatactTCTTACCGGTGAAAgttgaacaaacacaacaacaagttagcaaatttaaatccaaaacaaagaTGGCAGCAGGAAGTTACCTgacttctgtttcctgtctttattcaaaaatgtaatcaataataataataataataatacattttatttcatagccgcctttctgtcacccaaggacaccttacaataaataaaagtagacagcaaataacccgaaacaaacaaaaataatcataaaagtatatcaaattacaagaatacaacattaaaacaggttaaaataggacaatgcaattgagtcagatggaaaaggcaattttaaacaggtgggttttaagtgcgGACTTAAGAGTTACTGAGATCAGATTGTATAGCTACACTGACAACCATTTGAAATTaatgtaatacaaaaaaatctaatgagTTATGTAGTTAACATAATAGTTAGTGGTGGCAGGAAAGCACAGGTGGAcctaattacattaaaaatgtatttgttccATTTATGTGTCCCATGAGTGAGTTGGCACGCCTGAACGGAATGCAAGGTTATAAGTTACTCGCTGTATTGGTGCTTTGCTCCAGGTGTCTCTCTTAATTAAACTTTTGGGCAACAGGATCACCAGAGCACACTAATCGAGCTGAATTTGCTCTGATGAATTTCAAAGCAGTGTCATATTTTTTCAGTCCTGTGTTTATACTGCGCTATCTCTAGGTGCTTTGGGTCTAACAGATTCAGTTctctacaaaataaataaataaataaatggtccATGCTGAACAGTGAAAAGACCTAATGTCATCTTGGTCTATTAGGATCCGGAGCCTAGCCAAAAACTAAATGAGAATCGAGTTGTATGACCATGTATAATTTTATTACAATGCCTATTAGGTTAATAGAACCTACAAATGTGTGatggtttccttttttattaatAGGTTTATTAAaggttgttattttattaagaCTGCAGTTATTGAGCcatttaagaaatgtttttgcttAAGACCATATATTAACGTACACCTTACCATCTGACTTGTATTACCCTTTAATTTTGTTTACCCCCTTCACATAAATGTGTGCTATTGACGTTAGAGTTGGAGCTCCAAGTGTGGAGAATACATTGATTAGTCTGGCACAAAGGTGACCCTGGATAGCCATCTATGCAAAGCAATACAACAAATCCTATTACACTCAGATTAATTCCCCTAGTCAACTACAAAGCAAAGTCGTGTTCCTGGTGAGTTGGTATTAGGGTCTGCCTGTTGACAAATTGAACTGGTAATACAGGCAGAATTTTAAGAATTTACTGGCATTAATGGAAGTTCATGAATTGCCAGGTTTAATACTCAACAGTTTAAAAATTGGTTTGCATCCATTACTGTTAACCATGCATGTAACATATACAGAGATTTTTGTCATGTTATCTCCAGTTGTTATTCATGTTAGTTTTCAAAATATTCCTTTGAATGATGCGTTTCACTGCCttttattttagatgttttatgaGGTGATTATCAAGAAAGGTAATTTCTCCAATATGGCCTATTTTACTTTGCCCAAAGTCATATGGAAAGAGATATTCAGTATGTTATAACAAATAGCATAACAAAAAAGCCACCAGGTCCCTGTGGTTATATGAaagagactgacactgacagcttGGCAACAATCCTGTCCATCGTCCTGACTGACAGCCAGAAGCTGAGTTGGCATTTCATGACCTCATTAAGCTGATCTGTGTCAGCATGGCTTCAAAAGAGGTAGAAATAATGTCAGATTTTATATAGCTACCAATCATTGCTACAGTTTTAAAGCTTGATTTAATTAACAGTAATAGGCAATAGCCTGTTTAGCCACTTCACCTGTGggtaaattaaatataatttcacCCTGTGAAgtggtttgttttctctgactgTAGTTTATTCTAGTGCAAATACATGTATGCTGTACTTCAAAATGTTATATCTTTCCTACAATCCACAATATTAAACGTGTTGTTCCCCATTCAAATGAGAACCATAAAACCTCCCAATACTGAATAGAGGTCAATGGAGGGGGGATTGACTTTGCCATTCATACAATAAAGGGAACTGATTTAGAAGAGCAGATCCAGATTCAGTGACCTGACCTGTTCATGTAATGATCGTTTCATGTCTGGCACAGCAGCTTCTCATTGTGTCCTATAATGGTTTTGGTGAATGATTCATTTATATCCTTTAATCATGTCTGAGCTGTCTTGACACCTAAATTTATCTGTGTAAGGTTTTGAATAGACACCAGATTCTGATGATTTTTCAAGCCATCGACCAAGacgtattttaatattttacaaaatggGATATTGTCAGTGTGGCATCCTTTTAGACCAAAACGATTACTACCACTGGCATGAACACTTCCCCATTAGATATTGTAGCATGGACATCTTTTCTTCTGACTATTACTACCTgttgaaaatgactgaaaaagGTCTGCTCTTTATTTCAGTAATGTTGTCTCAGGGGAAATTAAAACATGGTTACAGTCAAGATGAATATTCCGCTGATCAGAAAGGGACACCTAGTGGACAAAAATGACAATTATCCAAGTTTTCCCTTTCCATACAATTTGTAAGGAAATGCCAAACAAACTTGagttaaattattttcttttaattttgagTCACTTTTATATTTCCATTAATAATAGTTGAAAGCTAAAATAAGGTGTCCACGTAAGTCCATCAACCCATGTAGACAGCCTGCAGCcatgtgtttcctgtaaaaGGCCAGTAGAGGTCCCTCTCATTCTAGATCAGGGAGAATTGTGTTATGCCTCAGTATAAGTTAGTGCATATGAGTAGTGTTTTATCTGTTTGATGTGGCAGCAAGATCAAGAATCAGTGCATAGAAACAATTTAAAATCTGGatggttttattaaaaaatggtgtCTTGTACTTGACTGTGCAATCCAGTACCCTTAAGCAGGTATGATCAAGTCAAACCTTAAGTCATTCTTTTCACAACCATAAGAGGtcaaaatttaataaaattacaCCCATTCCAAAATGGCAATACTGAAGTAAAACCAGCTTACAATTTTGTACCACATGTATAACAGGAAGGTTAACACGATGAAAGAATCAATATATAGGATATTAACATATGTACTATTTCTCCCTTCACAAATAGACAATATATACATCTtgtttgcatgtacagtatattcacacacacatatatacagacacatgAGTCTACATCATAACAATTATAGCTTTAAATCTGAAATTAATAACATATACATGCTTCCCAGAAGCATTTAAGAGCTTGAATGTCAATACAATATTATTAAAGATAATAATTATCATAATATACAGGTTTAGCAACATGAAAGTAAATAGGATCCTAATGCTAAGGACATTGGCAGGATGATTAATTTCCCATTGAGTAATTATTCTCAGCACCTATAAGATGTCCTCTTTTGTCATTGTGCAAGTACAAGAGGAGCTCAACATTATTTTTCTACTGAAGCTGAATAAACTGTGCTTTAGTTCTGGGGCCCTGGTTATATATCGTGTCTGCCTATTAGCAATGACTCAAAGGCTCAATGTTGATTTCAAGGCTGAACAGACTCAACTGGCAAGTAGTTTCAGATTTTGGTCTCTGGACCATCTGTGATTAGTGGCTGAAAGGAGTTGCGGATTCGGGCAGCTTCTGCAGCACAGAGGTGACCAAAGGCTTTGTTGTACCAATCCGGAGTCCTTCCCCTGAAAGCAAAACAGCATATTTAATAGAGTtcaaataaatatctttatgtGCTActaaaataacacataaaaatgtactgatgtattttatgtgtttacttGTGTTAGGAATTACcaagaaaatattttaacaaGATGCTTGTGGGACTTACTTCAAGTCCACTCTGCAGATGTGAGTTAGTCTGGACTTTCCTGAGCCACAGGGCTCTAGTAGGTAGTTGGACTCCAGGACTATAGCTCGTACACCTCCAACAGGAGGGCAGTCCTCATGCTCTATAGACGCAGAAACCAGGGAGCAAGCACCTTTGGGCAAGTCTGTCCTCCAAGACCTTGAATAAGCAGAAAGAGGTTAAGTATAAACTAAAAGAACGTAAATGGTGGCCACATCCAAACAAATTTATGATATGTTGttgagtgttttctttcttatcgCCACTCACCTGAGAACCACAAAGTCCCTGCTGGGATGAGGGGGCATACGATTGAGGACATACTGAAACACTTCTGTCTGCTTGTCCAACGTCTCACACACTTTCCATTGCAGCAGGTCCACATCCCACAGATGGCGCTCTCGCAGCACGCGGTTCAGCACCACAGATGGCGGCGCTTCCACCTCCACTGACACTCGCCAGCGTCTCAAAGGGTTCCCATCTCCTACCTTGATGGGTGACAGACAAAGACCATCACATCTGACATCCATGATTGAGATATCAACTACTGCATATTACTTTTTGTAATATCTTGATGATTTTAAGTTGATTATTCTGACATACTACTACACATGAACCAATGACAAATCAACTCCACCATCAAAGGAGGAACACCAACCTTTTTATAGTAGAGTTCTGTGTTATCAGAGCTGCTGCAAGACATCCAGTATTTGGACTTTTCCCGGGCCTCTTTAAGCAAGTTCTGAAGTCTCCCCTCCATATGTGTTTGGTATGTTCCGTCATCATCTTCCAGCTGTTTGCACAGCTCGCCAATTGTTGGTGCATGCAAGTCAGCTTCCACGTATGAATTACGCGACTGAGTAACCATCTCATGAGGGATCTAATGGATGCATAAAAGCATGTGGTAAGACTGACAGTAAATATACACAGAAGCCTGTGGATATTGCATCCAGGCTTGAAATTCTTGCATCATCTCAACTACAGGTTCTTGTACCTCAAAGAGACGGTTGCACTCTATGATCATATGAGCAAGGCCCTGCGTCGCTGCTAGGTTTTCATTCAGATCCTTCTGGTCTGGTCTGCCAGTGGCATACTTCTTTTGCATGGCCCTGGGGATTATAGGGAGAGAAAACTTATTAGGCCAGCAGAGTCCCCAGGTCAACGTCCCCCACCAAACACAGCATATAAACCCTTCCTCCGCTCTGCAGGAAACTCCTTTGATCCCTTTAGCAACAATTTCAACATGGTAAATTAGAGagctttgctttgtttgtacACAGCATGATCTCATAAAACACTGAGCTTTAAAAAGAGTGCCATGTCCTTTTTAAAACTGTCCCAGAAAGAGAGTAATCTATTGCACCCCAGAGGGCGGAGCGAACTCTATAACCCATTTTATGTCTATTTTTATGGAGTCATAGGTGAAGATAATCATGCAGCAGTTAATAGAATACATGCATGTCTTGTTCATTAGTTTTCAGGCATGGAATGGTGCGCAACTGCAACACTTAgaagacacaagaaaaaaagtcaccTCGGTGAGAGATTGTCTTTCTTGAGTATGTTGAGATGgaaaagagagggagcgagGCACACGGCAATGTTCATAGGTGTCATCTGGTtctcctccacagaggaggtgaCATCACTGAGGAAACAGAGCAGCGTCTGCAGCACCTCTCGGTTTTCATCCGACATCAACATGATGGCTGCCTGGACAGCTTGCAACCTTTGGTCCTTCGGCACATCTGCACATTTGAGAGAATTGATTTCTATTAATTCTGCTTTTCAGACGCAGCGATAGCAGCAACTATGATCTGTTAAAGACTGTCACTAGATTTTGACATGGGATAAAGATGTATGTCCTTACACTGGTAGATATGGAGGAAGGTCTCCCCCAGTTTGCTGGTCAGCAGAGGCTCAGGGAGATCCCTGAAGAACTGCTTCACCATGTCAGCTACATCATAGGCAGACTGATCTTCATAGTTCACATTGTCTGGTGAACTCTCATTCATCTGCCTCAGAGCTTGAATTCGAGACTTCACCCCAGACTTACGAAAAAGACCCACCTGGaagcaaaacagaaatgtaaatctTAACTTGACAGCTGACAGAAATATGTAACTACATTATAACGATGTTTCCACTCAGGGTATTGTTATCATACTAATATTGTATCCACCTACAACCTGAATCAGTCATTGTGCTTTGAAACCTTGCACCACATTATACAAACACGGCCATTTGTTACATCACAGGTGAAAATTAAGGTCACATGCAATTTGAGAGTACGCGTACTGTGGCTGACCTGGTCAAGACACTGGCTCCTCAGGTACCGCAGAGCCTGCTGCAGGCCAAGGGGCAACGGTTGTCCAGAACGCTGCACATGCACTATGAGAGGCACTCCAAACACATTCTTATCCTTATAGTCTGGTACCTTCATTCTCTTCATAAACTTTGGCACAGACCTAGGAAAGACAACAATACAACATCGATAACGTGCTCTACTGGTAGAACAAGAGACTGTGCTGTAGTAGTATGAGACAgaacatacaatatatacatttacTTAACATTACATACTATCAAACAGCTTGTGAGCCAGAAGGAATCTGTTTATAGTAATTCTATATCACACCACAACTGGATCTTAGATATCAAAATGTCACTTACCAAGTCCAGCCATGCTTGTTGGACATGGAGTACTTCTCCATGATTGCAGTAAGGCGCAGCAGAGAAAACTTCTGCAACAAACTCAGCTGACCTGCTGATTGGTTGGTAATCTGAAGGGATGCCACCGAGTGACTTAGGCGATTAGATATCTGAAAGCTGGGCCATCGTAACCTAATGCCATGAAAGATAAAACAGccaagaataagaaaaaaaaaatctctttttgttCATACAAGTCTTAAGCTACACACAGTTGCATGACAGTTGAGACTTACCGATTAGGTCTTGTGAGTGATGCACCTACTCCTGAGTCCCTCCTTTCCCTGAGCCTTGTAGATTCTGTCTCAGCAAGTGAtactctgtctctgctgtcccCATAACTGGGTGTGGTTTGGCTTTCTGTGACAGAATTTCCCTCAAAGTCCAGTGTGATCTGACTAGAGGACTGGAGGCACACTATATCTTCCCCCTTGCCGTCCACCTGTGCCTGTACCTCTCCGACAGGCAACACGTTCTTGGACCAGTGGTCCACTATCTGCTGTAGCCCATTGACATGCAGCAAGATATCGTCCAGGTGAGGGAACAGATCCTCTTTCTCTAGATCTATTAGGTCTCCAGTGCTGGCGTACAGATGCGAGCCAGGAACATTATCATATACACTGATCCGGCTTCCTCTGGTGCAGCACTGGGTGACAGGCCTAGATTCATTCCTGCATGAAATCAGTGGGGAGTCCAGGTGCATACTGCCTGTGTGCCAGTTGATAGAGGCCCCATTGGTTGGCGAAAGGCTCTCTATGGACAGTGCTTTAGGAAAAGTTCCTGGCTTATGGTCTTTGGGAATGTGGACCACCAGGTCTTCATAGGAGCAGAATTCATTTCTGCGGTTCTGTTCTGCGATTTTATTCACTTGGGTGCCTGAAAAGATGTCTATGTCCTCCAAATACATGCCACTGCGCTTGTAGTCAGCCCGGTGCGGTTTACGCTCTTTCAGGCTGGGTGTGCTGACAGTGCTGCCACTGGAATGGCTGCTACCCTCACTACTGGACTGTGAAGGCAGGACGTTGTTGGGCGGTGCTTCTGGAGCCCCAGCATCTCCATTTATGATCTCGACACACCGTAGCGTCTTCAGAGCCTGGGCCTCCTGTTGCATCACTGGAGAGCTGATGACCAAAGTCTTACGACCCCTTCCCAGAGTTCCTCGGGATCGCAGTGTCTCCATGCGCTTTAGGAAGTCTTTGGCACGGATGCGGCTTGCCTTGCCGTGCTTGTCAGGTAGTGAGCCAAAGTGAGCAATTTCTTTGGGGATGTGAGGCATCGTGAGAGAAGTCGAGTCTGGCATTGCTGCAGAATCTGAGCAGGTGCGGTTGGAGCAATCAGAGTCCTCTGTGCTGAGGCCCCTATGACCGCTACCTCCACTGCTCTCGCTGTGCAATGAAGAGACCTCTGGTTCGCTGAGGTCTGTCAGAACACTCTCGCTGCTGGTGGTGGTTCTCAGAGGCACGCCGTCCCTGGAGGGCTGACCCTCTACGTGGTTTCCCAGCAGACAGTCAATGTCCTGTAACCTGGACCAACGCCGGCTGCTCCACTCAAAGGTCCATTTGTCACTGATAGCAAACAGGTCTTCTTCATCAGAGTCTTCACTCTGGGGAAAGAGAGATTATGATAATGTCAGTTACTCTGGTCTACATTatttaattttgcatttttaatccTATTTATGGCATTGAATGTTTCTATTTAGGTCTTGCAGAAAGGTCTTGATAACTAcctaattaaatattaataaatataat encodes the following:
- the stard13b gene encoding stAR-related lipid transfer protein 13 isoform X6 — its product is MKLDVNLPKKKSEDSDEEDLFAISDKWTFEWSSRRWSRLQDIDCLLGNHVEGQPSRDGVPLRTTTSSESVLTDLSEPEVSSLHSESSGGSGHRGLSTEDSDCSNRTCSDSAAMPDSTSLTMPHIPKEIAHFGSLPDKHGKASRIRAKDFLKRMETLRSRGTLGRGRKTLVISSPVMQQEAQALKTLRCVEIINGDAGAPEAPPNNVLPSQSSSEGSSHSSGSTVSTPSLKERKPHRADYKRSGMYLEDIDIFSGTQVNKIAEQNRRNEFCSYEDLVVHIPKDHKPGTFPKALSIESLSPTNGASINWHTGSMHLDSPLISCRNESRPVTQCCTRGSRISVYDNVPGSHLYASTGDLIDLEKEDLFPHLDDILLHVNGLQQIVDHWSKNVLPVGEVQAQVDGKGEDIVCLQSSSQITLDFEGNSVTESQTTPSYGDSRDRVSLAETESTRLRERRDSGVGASLTRPNRLRWPSFQISNRLSHSVASLQITNQSAGQLSLLQKFSLLRLTAIMEKYSMSNKHGWTWSVPKFMKRMKVPDYKDKNVFGVPLIVHVQRSGQPLPLGLQQALRYLRSQCLDQVGLFRKSGVKSRIQALRQMNESSPDNVNYEDQSAYDVADMVKQFFRDLPEPLLTSKLGETFLHIYQYVPKDQRLQAVQAAIMLMSDENREVLQTLLCFLSDVTSSVEENQMTPMNIAVCLAPSLFHLNILKKDNLSPRAMQKKYATGRPDQKDLNENLAATQGLAHMIIECNRLFEIPHEMVTQSRNSYVEADLHAPTIGELCKQLEDDDGTYQTHMEGRLQNLLKEAREKSKYWMSCSSSDNTELYYKKVGDGNPLRRWRVSVEVEAPPSVVLNRVLRERHLWDVDLLQWKVCETLDKQTEVFQYVLNRMPPHPSRDFVVLRSWRTDLPKGACSLVSASIEHEDCPPVGGVRAIVLESNYLLEPCGSGKSRLTHICRVDLKGRTPDWYNKAFGHLCAAEAARIRNSFQPLITDGPETKI
- the stard13b gene encoding stAR-related lipid transfer protein 13 isoform X4, which produces MTSRRNSARLKLRRSFSEQLRSSTSKAWDLLWRNVRERRLAEIEAKEACDWLRAAGFPQYAQLFEDSQFPIDITPVKRDHDFLDKDLVEPLCRRLNTLNKCASMKLDVNLPKKKSEDSDEEDLFAISDKWTFEWSSRRWSRLQDIDCLLGNHVEGQPSRDGVPLRTTTSSESVLTDLSEPEVSSLHSESSGGSGHRGLSTEDSDCSNRTCSDSAAMPDSTSLTMPHIPKEIAHFGSLPDKHGKASRIRAKDFLKRMETLRSRGTLGRGRKTLVISSPVMQQEAQALKTLRCVEIINGDAGAPEAPPNNVLPSQSSSEGSSHSSGSTVSTPSLKERKPHRADYKRSGMYLEDIDIFSGTQVNKIAEQNRRNEFCSYEDLVVHIPKDHKPGTFPKALSIESLSPTNGASINWHTGSMHLDSPLISCRNESRPVTQCCTRGSRISVYDNVPGSHLYASTGDLIDLEKEDLFPHLDDILLHVNGLQQIVDHWSKNVLPVGEVQAQVDGKGEDIVCLQSSSQITLDFEGNSVTESQTTPSYGDSRDRVSLAETESTRLRERRDSGVGASLTRPNRLRWPSFQISNRLSHSVASLQITNQSAGQLSLLQKFSLLRLTAIMEKYSMSNKHGWTWSVPKFMKRMKVPDYKDKNVFGVPLIVHVQRSGQPLPLGLQQALRYLRSQCLDQVGLFRKSGVKSRIQALRQMNESSPDNVNYEDQSAYDVADMVKQFFRDLPEPLLTSKLGETFLHIYQYVPKDQRLQAVQAAIMLMSDENREVLQTLLCFLSDVTSSVEENQMTPMNIAVCLAPSLFHLNILKKDNLSPRAMQKKYATGRPDQKDLNENLAATQGLAHMIIECNRLFEIPHEMVTQSRNSYVEADLHAPTIGELCKQLEDDDGTYQTHMEGRLQNLLKEAREKSKYWMSCSSSDNTELYYKKVGDGNPLRRWRVSVEVEAPPSVVLNRVLRERHLWDVDLLQWKVCETLDKQTEVFQYVLNRMPPHPSRDFVVLRSWRTDLPKGACSLVSASIEHEDCPPVGGVRAIVLESNYLLEPCGSGKSRLTHICRVDLKGRTPDWYNKAFGHLCAAEAARIRNSFQPLITDGPETKI
- the stard13b gene encoding stAR-related lipid transfer protein 13 isoform X1, with amino-acid sequence MEIPPVVNLEGNQSWTASGLQKIATQELTSEISTVWDSGSADHGGDDCLPEAQSLPLEPDEDVHKLRKSFLLVSQNNTEVLEAVCLQEPEQVSVISDEAPPDQSPLGSSVHLHEAGIVFTSPTSNDSCCGNVPLPDPVAEGQSDHGVQNDSGQAADLNSGGVKTDYERLEPVSNGHDFRPPQDPILVPAAAPDSGRRCLDLPRIVKHKPSSITFSHYTFPSGTNSHAFVNESSDEGESSPEEEEDDHDDGDGDGDDDDDDVFPELPQSRDLLVNHRQRSKDKPKRRGAVGARPEIDHTATKCGYEAEEEGSSKEVSPQVKSPWSESMSQLMRKLDQLNLDIEEALSASSSPSDTPCTTRKKQWGAVSKSTLNQNLNHLQRPDRGECPSQDRSSAPRSSSAGTRATTKKMMFNKMTTAAGAEIEAKEACDWLRAAGFPQYAQLFEDSQFPIDITPVKRDHDFLDKDLVEPLCRRLNTLNKCASMKLDVNLPKKKSEDSDEEDLFAISDKWTFEWSSRRWSRLQDIDCLLGNHVEGQPSRDGVPLRTTTSSESVLTDLSEPEVSSLHSESSGGSGHRGLSTEDSDCSNRTCSDSAAMPDSTSLTMPHIPKEIAHFGSLPDKHGKASRIRAKDFLKRMETLRSRGTLGRGRKTLVISSPVMQQEAQALKTLRCVEIINGDAGAPEAPPNNVLPSQSSSEGSSHSSGSTVSTPSLKERKPHRADYKRSGMYLEDIDIFSGTQVNKIAEQNRRNEFCSYEDLVVHIPKDHKPGTFPKALSIESLSPTNGASINWHTGSMHLDSPLISCRNESRPVTQCCTRGSRISVYDNVPGSHLYASTGDLIDLEKEDLFPHLDDILLHVNGLQQIVDHWSKNVLPVGEVQAQVDGKGEDIVCLQSSSQITLDFEGNSVTESQTTPSYGDSRDRVSLAETESTRLRERRDSGVGASLTRPNRLRWPSFQISNRLSHSVASLQITNQSAGQLSLLQKFSLLRLTAIMEKYSMSNKHGWTWSVPKFMKRMKVPDYKDKNVFGVPLIVHVQRSGQPLPLGLQQALRYLRSQCLDQVGLFRKSGVKSRIQALRQMNESSPDNVNYEDQSAYDVADMVKQFFRDLPEPLLTSKLGETFLHIYQYVPKDQRLQAVQAAIMLMSDENREVLQTLLCFLSDVTSSVEENQMTPMNIAVCLAPSLFHLNILKKDNLSPRAMQKKYATGRPDQKDLNENLAATQGLAHMIIECNRLFEIPHEMVTQSRNSYVEADLHAPTIGELCKQLEDDDGTYQTHMEGRLQNLLKEAREKSKYWMSCSSSDNTELYYKKVGDGNPLRRWRVSVEVEAPPSVVLNRVLRERHLWDVDLLQWKVCETLDKQTEVFQYVLNRMPPHPSRDFVVLRSWRTDLPKGACSLVSASIEHEDCPPVGGVRAIVLESNYLLEPCGSGKSRLTHICRVDLKGRTPDWYNKAFGHLCAAEAARIRNSFQPLITDGPETKI